The genomic region GTCCCCGGCTTCTTCGGCTTCACCAACCTGGGGGAGCTGGTCTACTTCGGCCACGTCCGAGACTTCCTCCAGGCGGAGTTTGCCCGGCGGGGGGTGGAGGCGGAGGTGGTGAACATCCTCTCGCACCCTACGGCCTCCATCCGGCAGCGGGCCGCGGACCTGCTCACGGGAGTGCAGACCACCGCCAGTGCGGACGAGGGGCCCATCCACCTCGTTGGCCACTCCACCGGAGGGCTGGACTCGCGGCTGTTCGTCAGCCCGGGGGCCTCGCTGCGCGAGGGGCTGGAGTTGGAATCCTATGCACGGCGGGTACGCACGGTGGTGACGGTGTCCACGCCGCACGCGGGCACGCCCCTGGCGTCCTTCTTCCTGGGGCTGTTTGGCCAGCAGCTCTTGAAGCTGCTGACGCTCTTCACGGTGTACGTGCTGCGCTTCGGGCGGCTGCCGCTGAAGGTGGCCTTCCGGCTGGGGCACCTGCTGGCGCGGGCGGATAATCAGCTCGGCTGGAAGCAGACGATCCTGGACCAGCTCTTCGACCAACTGCTGGGAGACTTCTCGGCGGACCGGCGCGAGGCGCTCTCGCGCTTCCTAGGGGACGTGGGCAAGGACACCTCGCTCATTCCCCAGCTCACGCCCGAGGGAATCGACCTGTTCAACGCGGGGTGCGCGGACCGGCCCGGGGTCCGTTACGGCTCGGTGGTGACGCAGGCCCGGCCGCCCTCGCTGCGCACCCGGTTCTCGGCGGGGCTCGACCCGTACGCGCAAATCACGCACACGGTGTACGCGTTCGTCTACGGCCAGACGCAGCGCATGCCGCTGAACAGGGTTCCGCCGCACACGCCGGAGCAGACCGCGGCGCTGGTGGAGGCCTTCGGGGCCCTGCCGGGGCTGCAGGCGTGTGATGGCATCGTCCCCACGCGCTCGCAGGTCTACGGCAAGGTGATTGGGGCGGTACGGGCCGACCACCTGGACGCCATCGGGCACTTCGACCAGCCCTCGCACCAGCCGCCGCACGTGGACTGGCTCATCTCCGGCTCCGGCTTCCGTCGTCCCCAGTTCGAGAAGCTCTGGAAGGACGTGGCCGACTTCCTCCTGGCGGAAGAAGCGCCGCGCTGAGCCCGGTGCGAAAAAGTCACTTCTAGACCTCTAGAAGTGACCTGACCGCAACCGTCCACGCCGTGAGACGCAGGAGTCCAGCCGCTTGGACGCCTGCGAGCGCATCTCCTTGCCTCCGAAGGAGCGCTGCTCTGGCACGTGTACTGCACTGCCGCGGGCTCGCCGCGTTGACGTGGTGTCAGCGCAGCACTCCAAAGGAGGACCGACATGAATCCCGGTATAGATAGCAGTGCAACCACGGTGATGACG from Hyalangium ruber harbors:
- a CDS encoding esterase/lipase family protein — its product is MPAKHYIYLVPGFFGFTNLGELVYFGHVRDFLQAEFARRGVEAEVVNILSHPTASIRQRAADLLTGVQTTASADEGPIHLVGHSTGGLDSRLFVSPGASLREGLELESYARRVRTVVTVSTPHAGTPLASFFLGLFGQQLLKLLTLFTVYVLRFGRLPLKVAFRLGHLLARADNQLGWKQTILDQLFDQLLGDFSADRREALSRFLGDVGKDTSLIPQLTPEGIDLFNAGCADRPGVRYGSVVTQARPPSLRTRFSAGLDPYAQITHTVYAFVYGQTQRMPLNRVPPHTPEQTAALVEAFGALPGLQACDGIVPTRSQVYGKVIGAVRADHLDAIGHFDQPSHQPPHVDWLISGSGFRRPQFEKLWKDVADFLLAEEAPR